A window of Chitinophagales bacterium contains these coding sequences:
- a CDS encoding response regulator transcription factor, with protein MAETKVLYIEDELFLGKIVKESLESRGFTVAMEGDGAKAFPLFQKIKPDICVLDVMLPNKDGFTIADEIRAVDETVPIIFLTAKTQTEDVVKGFSLGGNDYIRKPFSMEELIIRIQHALKTRMDTGAKPMTDSVAIGKLQFHLHRQVLVNGKEERKLSYRETELLKILYENREKIIDRKDILNLLWGNDSFFNSRNLDVYITKLRGYLKDDPALEIITIKGIGYRFVIS; from the coding sequence ATGGCTGAAACCAAAGTATTGTACATCGAGGATGAACTCTTTCTGGGAAAAATCGTCAAAGAAAGCCTCGAGAGCCGTGGCTTTACCGTAGCGATGGAAGGAGACGGTGCCAAGGCCTTTCCCCTTTTTCAAAAAATAAAGCCTGATATCTGTGTGCTGGATGTAATGCTTCCCAATAAGGATGGGTTTACCATTGCTGATGAGATCCGGGCGGTAGATGAAACAGTTCCCATTATTTTCCTTACAGCGAAGACGCAGACCGAAGATGTGGTAAAAGGTTTTTCCCTGGGCGGAAATGATTATATCCGTAAACCATTTAGTATGGAGGAGTTGATCATTCGGATACAACATGCGCTTAAGACAAGGATGGATACAGGCGCCAAGCCCATGACCGATTCGGTGGCCATTGGTAAACTTCAATTTCACCTCCACCGGCAGGTACTTGTAAACGGGAAGGAAGAGCGAAAACTCTCTTATCGCGAAACGGAGCTGCTGAAGATCCTGTATGAGAACCGTGAAAAGATCATTGACCGAAAAGATATTCTCAATTTACTCTGGGGAAATGACTCTTTCTTCAATTCCCGCAACCTGGATGTATATATTACAAAACTTCGTGGCTATTTGAAAGATGATCCTGCACTGGAGATCATCACCATTAAGGGTATAGGCTACCGCTTTGTCATATCCTAG
- a CDS encoding HAMP domain-containing histidine kinase, which yields MKKPIPSANNTVRHRDREILLIGLTMLVIAGFQGYWLKNSYDREKKALAQRTNIHFRETLMGLQAAAFKFQELEGDSATRLDIDFTDKAGEQLQIKVNRGQDVAGLVNALGKRVGDSLSKKHSIRSTIVFSDEKNNILISRDSTRSIEATGKGNGLLSFLYRIDSLQDTLSSQAIDSAFAATLKKEKINVPFTIVRTAGAKDKKDRMRGGPFPPFEPGMAQRMREIPDNNKVVLGFTHPMTYELVLGNTLPYLLNRLLLPILFSLFLIGVTIVSLVFLYRNLMRQRRLTAMKNDFISNVTHELKTPIATVGVAIEALKNFNAINDPARTKEYLDISQNELNRLSLLVDKVLKLSMFENKEMDLRKESFDLKQVTEEVVSSFRLQFEKFHASAEILTEGSDFTLLADRMHITSLLYNLVDNALKYSPEAPEIKVLLADKGAMVQIAVSDKGVGIPPEYRQKVFEKFFRVPAGDTHNVKGYGLGLSYAAEVVAKHGGTVEVNSETGKGTTFIINLPKQHG from the coding sequence ATGAAGAAGCCGATTCCCTCCGCCAATAATACTGTCCGGCACCGTGACCGGGAGATCCTGCTGATCGGGTTGACCATGCTCGTCATTGCCGGTTTTCAGGGTTATTGGCTCAAGAACAGCTACGACCGGGAGAAAAAGGCACTGGCCCAACGTACCAATATCCATTTTCGCGAAACACTGATGGGGCTACAGGCAGCCGCTTTTAAATTTCAGGAATTGGAAGGCGACAGCGCTACCCGATTGGATATTGATTTTACTGATAAAGCAGGCGAACAGTTGCAGATCAAAGTGAACCGGGGACAGGATGTGGCAGGTCTTGTCAATGCCCTTGGTAAAAGAGTGGGAGATTCCTTATCCAAAAAACATTCCATTCGTTCCACCATTGTTTTTAGTGATGAGAAAAACAATATCCTCATCAGCCGGGATAGTACCCGCAGCATTGAAGCCACGGGTAAAGGAAATGGCTTGCTTAGTTTTCTTTACCGGATCGATTCACTGCAAGATACCCTGAGCAGCCAGGCCATTGATTCAGCCTTTGCGGCCACCCTGAAAAAGGAAAAGATAAACGTACCGTTTACCATTGTTCGCACCGCAGGTGCCAAAGACAAAAAAGACCGGATGCGGGGTGGGCCTTTTCCTCCCTTTGAACCAGGTATGGCACAAAGAATGCGCGAAATTCCCGATAACAATAAAGTGGTGCTGGGTTTCACCCACCCCATGACCTATGAATTGGTACTGGGAAATACCCTCCCCTATTTGCTCAACCGGCTCCTGCTCCCGATCCTGTTTTCCCTTTTTCTGATCGGTGTTACCATTGTTTCGCTGGTGTTTCTTTACCGCAACCTGATGCGTCAGCGAAGACTGACCGCTATGAAGAATGATTTTATCAGCAATGTGACCCATGAATTAAAAACCCCTATCGCAACCGTTGGTGTGGCCATTGAAGCATTAAAGAACTTTAACGCCATCAATGATCCGGCGCGGACAAAGGAATACCTGGATATTTCCCAGAATGAATTAAACCGTCTTTCCCTGTTGGTGGATAAAGTGCTCAAGCTATCGATGTTTGAAAACAAAGAGATGGACCTGCGCAAAGAATCCTTTGACCTTAAGCAGGTGACCGAAGAGGTGGTATCGAGTTTCCGTTTGCAATTCGAGAAATTTCATGCCAGCGCGGAGATCCTTACGGAAGGGAGTGATTTTACTTTGCTCGCCGATAGAATGCATATCACCAGTTTGCTGTATAATCTGGTGGACAATGCACTCAAATATTCTCCCGAGGCGCCGGAAATAAAAGTATTATTGGCTGATAAAGGCGCTATGGTACAAATTGCTGTGTCTGATAAGGGTGTGGGAATTCCTCCCGAATACCGCCAAAAGGTTTTTGAGAAATTCTTCCGTGTGCCTGCCGGCGATACCCATAATGTGAAAGGGTATGGATTGGGGCTTAGCTATGCGGCCGAGGTAGTGGCCAAACATGGTGGCACCGTGGAGGTGAACAGTGAAACCGGCAAAGGCACTACCTTTATCATCAATTTGCCCAAACAACATGGCTGA
- a CDS encoding GLPGLI family protein, with product MKRIALLLVLTLTGSLLWAQQTQGRIVYERTSKLRIQIGGDNPAFSNAIPQERKDRFELLFANNQTLWRAMPDMGEDEMSFGGEGAQIRLVMPGSQDISFSDLPEMRKVDYRELFGKNFLVADTINRLNWKLSDETKEILGHKCRKATSSRTQASMRMNNDNGVITRQEVTDTLEIIAWFATDMPVFAGPLIYQGQLPGAVLEVTEGDRVSIVAVEISDKVDTKEIKEPKGGKKITQAEFVKEREKMMKEMQENGGMQFRMRN from the coding sequence ATGAAGCGTATTGCACTTTTGCTTGTTCTGACCCTCACGGGTTCCCTGCTTTGGGCCCAGCAAACCCAGGGACGTATTGTTTATGAACGCACCTCCAAGTTGAGGATCCAGATCGGGGGCGATAACCCGGCTTTCTCCAATGCCATACCCCAGGAAAGAAAAGACCGGTTTGAATTGCTTTTTGCCAATAACCAAACCCTGTGGCGGGCCATGCCGGATATGGGGGAAGATGAAATGAGTTTTGGTGGCGAAGGCGCCCAGATACGATTGGTAATGCCCGGCTCGCAGGATATCAGTTTCAGCGATCTGCCAGAAATGAGAAAAGTTGACTACCGTGAGCTGTTTGGAAAAAATTTCCTTGTAGCTGATACCATCAACCGTCTCAATTGGAAGTTGAGTGATGAAACAAAAGAGATACTCGGTCATAAATGCCGCAAAGCCACCAGCAGCCGTACACAGGCAAGTATGCGGATGAATAATGACAATGGGGTGATCACTCGGCAGGAAGTCACGGACACCCTGGAGATCATAGCCTGGTTTGCCACGGATATGCCGGTATTTGCCGGACCGTTGATCTATCAGGGGCAATTGCCCGGGGCTGTACTTGAGGTGACCGAAGGTGACCGTGTCAGCATTGTAGCGGTAGAGATCTCCGATAAGGTAGATACCAAAGAGATAAAAGAACCCAAAGGCGGGAAAAAGATCACCCAGGCAGAATTTGTAAAAGAAAGAGAGAAAATGATGAAGGAAATGCAGGAGAATGGAGGGATGCAATTCCGGATGCGTAACTAG